In the Pseudoalteromonas ulvae UL12 genome, one interval contains:
- a CDS encoding sterol desaturase family protein, with amino-acid sequence MLEVFNNSILALPSYFTDANKRIFIGYLVTAWLMAIPVFLAATSNKAERTFTQFMKFVFPKRVWLHNSAKQDYVLWLLNKLLKTLLFGPIVLTMVPVALFFSDGLEWLFGAITPFAWSKASIIAVFTFALFIVDDLTRFLLHLALHKIDFLWHFHAVHHSAKVLTPFTIYRTHPVESYLYACRMAIVQGSVVGAGYYLFGGTLSMFDVLGANVFVFLFNVLGANLRHSHIWFSFGNKVEGVLISPAQHQIHHSNNPIHFDTNLGSALAIWDRMCGTLIKASEVKEIEIGIGQYDVKHDSIAEIYWRPIVNAIGSFKPKRAIDLNNSKYKKTP; translated from the coding sequence GTGCTTGAAGTATTCAATAATAGTATTTTAGCCTTGCCAAGTTATTTCACCGATGCAAACAAACGTATTTTCATTGGGTATTTGGTAACAGCCTGGCTGATGGCCATACCGGTTTTTTTAGCTGCCACCTCAAACAAAGCTGAGCGAACGTTCACTCAGTTTATGAAGTTTGTTTTTCCTAAACGCGTGTGGCTCCACAACAGCGCCAAACAAGACTACGTACTTTGGCTGTTAAATAAACTACTTAAAACCTTGTTGTTTGGACCAATCGTGTTGACTATGGTGCCGGTGGCACTGTTTTTTTCAGATGGGCTTGAGTGGCTATTTGGAGCGATAACCCCATTTGCTTGGTCTAAAGCCAGTATTATAGCTGTTTTTACTTTCGCTCTATTTATTGTTGATGATCTTACGCGTTTTTTACTGCATTTAGCTTTACATAAAATCGATTTTCTTTGGCATTTTCATGCGGTGCATCACTCAGCAAAAGTGCTGACTCCTTTCACTATTTATCGCACTCACCCTGTGGAAAGTTATCTTTATGCTTGTCGAATGGCCATAGTGCAAGGCAGTGTTGTGGGAGCTGGGTATTATCTCTTTGGCGGTACATTAAGTATGTTTGATGTGCTAGGAGCCAATGTGTTTGTATTTTTATTTAACGTATTGGGTGCTAATTTACGCCACTCTCATATCTGGTTTAGTTTTGGTAATAAAGTGGAAGGGGTGTTGATTAGCCCTGCACAGCACCAAATCCATCACAGTAATAATCCTATTCACTTTGATACCAATTTAGGTTCTGCATTGGCTATTTGGGATCGGATGTGTGGCACGTTAATTAAAGCATCAGAGGTGAAAGAAATTGAAATTGGCATAGGCCAGTATGATGTCAAACACGATTCGATTGCTGAGATCTATTGGCGGCCAATCGTCAATGCGATAGGCTCTTTTAAACCAAAACGAGCAATAGATTTAAATAATTCTAAGTATAAAAAAACGCCGTAA
- a CDS encoding TonB-dependent receptor family protein, translating to MKKSILAVSIAALFSSHSVNAQAEAAKVNSSDLEHIQIISHHDRLRTESGSATLLTEVELEKFEYDDIHRILSSVPGVNIREEDGYGLRPNIGFRGVTPERSKKITILEDGVLIGPAPYSAPAAYYFPVTTRMTAVEVFKGPAAIKFGPQTVAGTLNMVTRQVPDMQEGGIDLATGQDGYQKVHGYYGNAVDDLSFLVEGVHLGADGFKELDGGGNTGFDKNDLLAKIRYQFNAAGFDQNIQLKLSYADETSHETYLGLSDDDFATTPYRRYAATQPALMETEHQQVMFTHNMSNDQFSLTSRIYRNDYERAWLKLNKLTNTNATLSEVLADPTTYQTEFGVITGARDSVVSGETSHNLIMGTNDREYYSKGVQLDGTWRFNAFNFEHKLSFGARYHEDEIDRKHFEQVFLMEAGISQEIADSRYDTTQNVEQTDALAVYIEDAVTIDKLTVTAGVRGEFMDMHYHNKANLDDWQNKETRIWLPGVSGFYQFSDSAGMLFGVHQGFVPSSPQQGDDIELEKSVNYEFGGRFNDGITQFEVVSFFNDYSNLKESCSQSNCGDDTQLDTEFNGGAVNVYGLETQFGQRYPLNMQIEIPYSVVYTYTKSEFQEAFNSDFAQWGEVSKGDELPYLPTHQATFNLGIDSDVWRINMALKYISAMNEAAGRGVALSGVKTDASTVIDVSASYDIGQYGRIYAKVDNITDEADIISRRPYGARPSKPRQISIGYKYQF from the coding sequence ATGAAAAAATCAATACTCGCGGTCAGTATCGCAGCGTTATTTTCATCGCATTCAGTCAATGCGCAAGCTGAGGCTGCTAAAGTAAACAGCTCTGATTTAGAGCATATCCAAATTATTAGTCATCATGACAGATTACGTACCGAATCAGGCTCTGCGACTTTATTGACTGAAGTCGAATTGGAAAAATTTGAATACGATGATATCCACCGTATTTTATCGTCTGTTCCAGGTGTAAACATTCGTGAAGAAGACGGTTATGGCTTACGCCCTAACATCGGTTTTCGTGGTGTGACTCCTGAGCGCAGTAAAAAAATTACGATTCTAGAAGATGGTGTCTTAATTGGTCCAGCTCCTTATTCTGCACCAGCGGCTTATTATTTTCCGGTCACCACGCGTATGACTGCTGTAGAGGTCTTTAAAGGGCCTGCAGCAATTAAATTTGGCCCGCAGACAGTCGCAGGCACGTTAAATATGGTGACGCGTCAAGTTCCAGATATGCAAGAGGGTGGGATTGATCTGGCTACTGGACAAGATGGTTATCAAAAAGTGCATGGTTATTACGGCAATGCAGTGGATGACTTAAGCTTTTTAGTCGAAGGGGTGCATTTAGGTGCCGATGGCTTTAAAGAACTCGATGGCGGCGGCAATACGGGCTTTGATAAAAATGATCTACTTGCCAAAATTCGTTATCAATTCAATGCTGCTGGGTTTGATCAAAATATCCAACTCAAATTGTCCTATGCGGATGAAACATCTCACGAAACATACTTGGGTTTAAGTGATGATGACTTTGCTACCACGCCTTATCGTCGTTATGCGGCTACCCAACCGGCTTTGATGGAAACTGAACACCAACAAGTAATGTTTACGCATAACATGAGCAATGATCAGTTTAGTTTGACCAGCCGTATTTATCGCAACGATTATGAACGTGCTTGGTTAAAGCTGAATAAGCTCACCAATACAAATGCGACTTTGTCTGAAGTGTTGGCTGATCCGACAACTTACCAAACTGAGTTTGGTGTGATCACTGGTGCACGTGATTCTGTGGTCAGCGGCGAAACAAGTCATAATTTGATAATGGGAACTAACGATAGAGAGTACTACTCTAAGGGTGTTCAACTTGATGGTACCTGGCGATTTAACGCCTTTAACTTTGAACATAAATTGTCGTTTGGTGCTCGTTATCACGAAGATGAGATTGATCGTAAACATTTTGAACAAGTATTTTTAATGGAAGCAGGGATAAGTCAAGAAATCGCTGATAGCCGTTACGATACCACGCAAAATGTCGAACAAACTGATGCGTTAGCTGTGTATATTGAAGATGCTGTCACTATAGATAAACTCACAGTGACAGCAGGTGTTCGTGGTGAGTTTATGGATATGCATTACCATAACAAAGCCAACCTTGATGACTGGCAAAATAAAGAAACTCGTATTTGGTTGCCAGGTGTGAGTGGTTTTTATCAGTTCTCTGATTCGGCCGGCATGTTGTTTGGGGTTCATCAAGGTTTTGTGCCATCGAGCCCACAACAAGGGGATGATATTGAGTTAGAGAAGAGCGTTAATTATGAATTCGGAGGACGTTTCAATGATGGGATTACCCAGTTTGAAGTAGTGAGCTTTTTTAATGATTACAGTAATCTTAAAGAAAGTTGTTCGCAGTCTAATTGTGGCGATGATACTCAACTTGATACTGAGTTTAATGGTGGCGCTGTCAATGTGTATGGTTTAGAAACACAATTTGGCCAACGTTATCCATTAAATATGCAAATTGAAATTCCATACAGTGTTGTTTACACATACACGAAAAGTGAATTCCAAGAAGCATTTAACTCAGATTTTGCTCAATGGGGAGAGGTGAGTAAAGGTGATGAATTACCGTATTTACCGACTCACCAAGCGACCTTTAATTTGGGAATCGACAGCGATGTCTGGCGTATTAACATGGCGCTTAAATACATTAGCGCGATGAACGAAGCTGCGGGCCGTGGTGTGGCGTTATCGGGAGTAAAAACCGATGCTTCAACTGTGATTGATGTCTCAGCGAGTTATGATATTGGCCAATATGGTCGTATTTACGCCAAGGTTGATAATATTACCGATGAGGCAGATATTATCAGTCGCCGTCCTTATGGGGCGAGACCGAGTAAACCAAGACAAATTTCAATTGGGTATAAATATCAGTTCTAA
- a CDS encoding imelysin family protein, producing the protein MLFSRKMKPLAIACALSVILTGCGESTSSTSGPDFGGNQPDPGQGGTTFDERALLTNLVDNVITPTFNAFQTQSEQNIAAVSAYCGLEQQVLAGEAVEAQRDEAYVEATQSWRDLAQIWQHAELMQVGPLVENDKQLRNVIYSWPSKSLCGIDQDVAYFEDGLINLDPNKPFDIKDRTANRRGLISLEHLLFNQNLAHNCSVANDALADWDMRPEQSRKVARCQFAVEVAKDLHDNATVLVNTWNADNGYAKALKTAGEPGSQFESAHLAVNVISDALFYLTEEVKDNKLAVPLGLGQFTNSCGKVACPQDVESGIANVSLAYISANISAFEQLFLGQGVNTENTTGFDDFLDQENGSQVKEAMILGIANAKAAVTNINGDLQQALIDENDKVVDTHDQVKVITDQLKNDFINKLALELPKTSAGDND; encoded by the coding sequence ATGCTGTTTTCTCGAAAAATGAAACCACTGGCTATCGCTTGTGCGCTAAGCGTTATTTTAACGGGATGTGGTGAAAGTACGTCTAGCACCAGCGGCCCAGATTTTGGTGGTAATCAACCTGATCCAGGCCAAGGTGGCACAACGTTTGATGAACGCGCACTCTTAACTAATCTTGTCGATAACGTTATTACACCGACATTTAATGCATTTCAAACTCAAAGTGAGCAAAACATTGCTGCAGTGTCGGCCTATTGTGGTTTAGAGCAGCAAGTACTCGCGGGTGAAGCTGTTGAAGCCCAGCGTGATGAAGCCTATGTTGAAGCGACACAATCGTGGCGTGATTTAGCACAAATTTGGCAACATGCGGAATTGATGCAAGTGGGTCCGCTAGTCGAAAACGACAAGCAATTGCGCAATGTCATTTATTCTTGGCCATCAAAAAGTTTATGTGGCATAGACCAAGATGTGGCGTATTTTGAAGATGGGCTTATCAATTTAGATCCAAATAAACCGTTTGATATTAAAGATCGCACGGCAAACCGTCGTGGTTTAATTAGCTTAGAGCATTTACTTTTCAACCAAAATTTAGCCCACAATTGTTCAGTGGCCAATGATGCGTTAGCCGATTGGGATATGCGCCCAGAGCAATCACGCAAAGTGGCCCGTTGCCAATTTGCAGTGGAAGTGGCCAAAGATTTACACGATAACGCCACTGTCTTAGTCAATACTTGGAATGCCGACAATGGTTATGCTAAAGCATTAAAAACAGCTGGGGAGCCTGGCAGCCAATTTGAGTCAGCCCACCTGGCGGTCAATGTGATCTCTGATGCACTTTTTTACTTAACAGAAGAAGTCAAAGACAACAAATTAGCAGTGCCATTAGGCTTAGGACAATTTACCAACTCATGTGGCAAAGTAGCTTGTCCACAAGATGTTGAATCGGGAATCGCAAATGTTTCACTGGCGTATATTAGCGCTAATATCAGCGCATTTGAGCAGCTGTTTTTAGGCCAAGGTGTCAATACAGAGAATACAACCGGTTTTGATGATTTCCTCGACCAAGAAAATGGCTCGCAGGTTAAAGAAGCGATGATTTTAGGCATTGCGAATGCCAAAGCTGCAGTGACCAATATTAATGGTGATTTACAACAAGCCTTAATCGATGAAAATGACAAGGTGGTAGACACCCATGATCAAGTTAAAGTGATTACCGATCAATTGAAAAATGATTTCATCAATAAATTAGCGCTGGAGTTACCAAAAACGTCAGCTGGCGATAACGATTAA
- a CDS encoding DUF4856 domain-containing protein: MMLRKSLLASAVLAATLGLTGCGGSSDKKDPVTPPVTPTNQAPTAIALTVSSDFSEDMLGAVVGQLSATDDSTSGLVFTTNDVRFTITDGVLSLKENLALNFEDAATVDVEVTVTDAGGLTFTDTLTINVVDLDAQNGVNVYEFASTFTDGSSVSYTGQIARHALSAEIKEYMSTVSSDVASYTPEQVSAQLNALWGDYAAISESNMTFLGDLTNFEQKTFADISGSGKELSGKVAGNDGSKMYKDWLAAGSFVGWSDFGTQAATPEGLIKHLLDLFVAQVAKVNSGEANKVVGTDVVIPVHITPEGLDLVQLVQKHTLGAVMFSQGTDDYLEEGLNSDNVQDGTKAYTKLAHQFDEGFGYFGASRNYLEYSDKEIAIKGGRDEFQGKNDINSNGTIDLGAEFVWGNSSNAAKRDLGATNPIDLTAEAMTHFIAGRKILADVVGTPLSDEQMTQLKAHAKAASLGWEKAIAATVIHYINDSIADLAVIKTGEFTADQFATYAKHWGEMKGFALNLQFSPYSPFAHSATAANADFVSLHTLFKDAPVLDASAVDAYAADLIKARDILQAAYNFDADTVADW; the protein is encoded by the coding sequence ATGATGTTACGTAAAAGCTTATTGGCCTCAGCAGTTCTTGCTGCAACGTTAGGTTTAACCGGTTGTGGTGGTTCAAGCGATAAAAAAGATCCAGTTACTCCTCCAGTCACTCCTACGAATCAAGCACCAACAGCAATCGCTTTGACTGTATCTTCTGATTTTTCTGAAGATATGTTGGGTGCAGTGGTTGGTCAATTATCTGCAACCGATGACTCAACTTCAGGTTTAGTTTTTACTACCAATGACGTTCGTTTTACGATCACTGATGGCGTATTGTCATTAAAAGAGAATTTAGCGCTTAATTTTGAAGATGCTGCGACAGTGGATGTTGAAGTTACCGTGACTGATGCCGGTGGGTTAACGTTTACAGATACATTAACAATTAATGTTGTTGATTTAGATGCGCAAAACGGTGTGAATGTGTATGAGTTTGCATCAACATTTACAGATGGTTCGTCAGTCTCTTACACAGGTCAAATTGCTCGTCACGCTTTATCGGCTGAAATTAAAGAGTACATGAGTACCGTTTCATCTGATGTCGCTAGCTATACGCCTGAACAAGTCAGTGCGCAGTTAAATGCTTTATGGGGCGATTATGCTGCCATCTCAGAATCAAACATGACTTTCTTAGGTGATTTAACTAACTTTGAGCAAAAAACATTTGCTGATATCTCTGGTTCAGGCAAAGAATTAAGCGGTAAAGTGGCTGGTAATGACGGTTCGAAAATGTATAAAGATTGGTTAGCAGCCGGCAGCTTTGTTGGTTGGTCTGATTTTGGTACTCAAGCGGCGACTCCTGAGGGTTTAATTAAGCACCTTTTAGATTTATTTGTAGCGCAAGTAGCGAAAGTTAACAGCGGTGAAGCGAATAAAGTTGTTGGTACTGACGTTGTTATTCCTGTACACATTACCCCTGAAGGCTTAGATTTAGTGCAATTGGTTCAAAAGCACACTCTCGGTGCAGTGATGTTTTCACAAGGTACTGATGATTATCTTGAAGAAGGTCTAAATTCAGACAATGTGCAAGATGGCACAAAAGCGTACACTAAACTTGCACACCAATTTGATGAAGGTTTTGGTTATTTCGGAGCGTCTCGTAATTATCTTGAATATTCAGATAAAGAAATTGCGATCAAAGGCGGCCGTGATGAATTCCAAGGTAAAAACGATATCAACAGCAATGGTACCATTGATTTAGGTGCAGAATTTGTTTGGGGTAACTCATCAAACGCGGCAAAACGTGATTTAGGTGCAACCAACCCAATCGATCTAACTGCAGAAGCAATGACTCACTTTATTGCAGGGCGTAAAATTTTAGCTGACGTGGTTGGCACGCCTTTATCTGATGAGCAAATGACGCAATTAAAAGCGCATGCTAAAGCTGCGTCATTAGGTTGGGAAAAAGCCATTGCAGCAACTGTTATTCATTATATCAATGACAGCATTGCTGATTTAGCGGTTATTAAAACGGGTGAGTTTACTGCTGATCAGTTCGCTACTTATGCAAAACATTGGGGTGAAATGAAAGGCTTTGCATTGAACTTACAATTTAGCCCATACTCACCGTTTGCTCATTCAGCGACGGCTGCGAATGCTGACTTTGTTAGTTTGCACACATTGTTTAAAGATGCACCTGTTTTAGATGCATCAGCTGTGGATGCCTATGCTGCGGATTTAATTAAAGCCCGAGATATTCTTCAAGCGGCGTATAACTTTGATGCCGACACTGTCGCTGATTGGTAA
- a CDS encoding sensor histidine kinase has product MGKLFGSLYLYIIVSVLLLSGVVEKFWPHKEGEQALMLHPEFTHSIALLLTYPDGLQQVQQHYPSAIFQINEIAFLPEQQAQLARGEAVLLFNQQQQASWYFQLPQQQLLQLGPIDIVTPNFDSSWPYLVMLLLIGLPIGLWSLWLLRDFNKLRHACDNMVAPESAEFASGYSSALLPITDVLRALQSRIKQLLSSQKELTSAVSHEFRTPLARLKFAIAMLEEYPLNEEQYNYIDGMTRDISELEALVTEMLNFAKMDRETPALNLTEVNLTELAGQTMEKLQLNHGLSLQLMQTESVFYRCDAHFMTRVLQNLIGNAIKYAQSCVQVEINQQSDHIKLIVSDDGSGINQQDWEQVFKPFIRLDKSRDKQKGGFGLGLAIVSKIVDWHHGRLYLQQGSLKGASFVIELPLNGH; this is encoded by the coding sequence ATGGGTAAACTGTTTGGCAGCTTATATTTATACATCATAGTGTCAGTGTTATTACTCAGTGGAGTGGTCGAAAAGTTTTGGCCTCACAAAGAAGGGGAGCAAGCACTGATGCTGCACCCCGAATTTACCCACAGTATTGCTTTATTGCTCACCTACCCAGATGGTTTACAACAAGTTCAGCAGCATTACCCCAGTGCGATTTTCCAGATTAATGAGATTGCCTTTTTGCCAGAACAGCAGGCGCAATTAGCCCGTGGCGAAGCGGTGTTGTTGTTTAATCAGCAGCAACAGGCAAGTTGGTACTTTCAACTCCCACAGCAGCAATTATTACAATTAGGCCCGATAGACATAGTGACTCCTAATTTTGATTCGAGTTGGCCATATTTAGTGATGTTGCTGTTAATCGGCTTGCCTATTGGACTCTGGAGCCTGTGGTTACTGCGAGATTTTAACAAGCTGCGCCATGCTTGCGATAATATGGTGGCCCCAGAAAGTGCAGAATTTGCCTCTGGGTATAGCTCGGCTTTGTTACCTATTACCGATGTGTTACGAGCCTTACAGAGCCGTATAAAACAGCTCTTGAGTTCGCAAAAAGAATTAACGTCAGCCGTTTCTCATGAGTTTCGCACGCCTTTAGCGCGTTTAAAGTTCGCCATTGCAATGCTAGAAGAGTACCCACTCAATGAGGAGCAATATAATTACATAGATGGCATGACCAGAGATATTAGCGAGCTCGAGGCATTGGTGACTGAAATGCTGAACTTTGCCAAGATGGATCGTGAAACCCCAGCGCTGAATTTGACTGAGGTCAATTTAACTGAGCTTGCAGGGCAAACGATGGAAAAATTACAACTTAACCACGGATTGTCTTTGCAGTTAATGCAAACTGAGTCGGTGTTTTATCGTTGTGATGCACATTTTATGACACGGGTACTGCAAAACTTAATTGGTAATGCAATAAAATATGCTCAAAGCTGTGTTCAAGTTGAGATTAATCAGCAATCTGATCATATAAAGCTTATTGTGAGTGATGATGGCTCAGGGATTAATCAGCAAGACTGGGAGCAGGTGTTTAAACCTTTTATTCGGTTAGATAAAAGTCGAGACAAACAAAAAGGTGGGTTTGGACTCGGTTTAGCAATCGTCAGCAAGATTGTTGATTGGCATCATGGGCGTCTTTATTTGCAACAAGGATCACTCAAAGGTGCCTCATTTGTGATCGAACTCCCCCTTAATGGTCACTAA
- a CDS encoding response regulator encodes MAHILLVEDDLALQQLTKEYLVHNGFSVATIANGDDVMAALHKRMPDLIILDVMLPGKDGFTVCREVRDRFNVPILMLTAKGEDFDQVVGLEFGADDYVIKPVEPRVLLARINAVLRRQQPVKVSEELVFGQLRIDKTSRQVFLHQQEVILTSHEFELLWLLASNAGEVLNRDYVHQKMIGREYDGLDRTVDVRISRLRKKLIDNTARPYRIKTVWGQGYLFVSDAWE; translated from the coding sequence ATGGCGCATATATTATTAGTTGAAGACGACTTAGCACTTCAACAGTTGACCAAAGAGTATTTAGTTCATAATGGCTTTTCAGTTGCGACCATCGCTAACGGTGATGATGTGATGGCTGCACTGCATAAACGTATGCCTGATTTAATTATTTTAGATGTCATGCTACCAGGAAAAGACGGTTTTACTGTGTGTCGTGAAGTGAGAGATAGATTTAACGTGCCTATTTTAATGTTAACAGCCAAAGGAGAAGATTTTGATCAGGTTGTTGGTTTAGAGTTTGGTGCGGATGATTACGTAATTAAACCTGTTGAGCCGCGGGTGTTACTTGCTCGCATTAATGCCGTATTAAGGCGTCAGCAACCAGTAAAAGTCAGTGAAGAACTAGTGTTTGGGCAATTACGCATTGATAAAACCAGTCGGCAAGTATTTTTACACCAGCAAGAAGTTATCTTAACTTCGCATGAGTTTGAATTATTATGGTTATTGGCTTCAAATGCTGGAGAAGTCCTTAACCGAGATTATGTTCATCAAAAAATGATTGGGCGCGAATACGATGGCCTAGACAGAACCGTTGATGTACGTATTTCTCGATTAAGAAAAAAATTAATCGATAATACAGCTCGCCCGTATCGAATCAAAACTGTGTGGGGGCAAGGGTATTTGTTTGTCTCAGATGCATGGGAATAA
- a CDS encoding DUF3019 domain-containing protein has protein sequence MVAVVLSLICPASEASTNPEKLVVTPKICAVNNTAPYCDVSVFVQLIQQSSDEVCLFENDKVIQCWQEREINYHHKASIQFDTVYLLSRTKQGVVLDKVKAQVQNSQLKPQRRRLRSPWSFF, from the coding sequence GTGGTTGCTGTGGTACTCAGCCTGATATGTCCAGCTTCAGAGGCCAGCACTAACCCTGAAAAATTAGTCGTGACACCCAAAATTTGTGCTGTTAATAACACCGCACCTTATTGTGATGTCAGTGTTTTTGTTCAGTTGATACAGCAGAGCAGCGATGAAGTGTGCCTGTTTGAAAACGACAAAGTCATTCAATGTTGGCAAGAACGAGAAATAAATTACCATCATAAAGCGAGCATTCAGTTTGATACCGTATATTTGTTATCAAGAACAAAGCAAGGGGTCGTGCTTGATAAAGTAAAAGCACAAGTGCAAAACAGTCAACTAAAGCCTCAAAGGCGAAGACTGCGCTCTCCTTGGAGCTTTTTTTAA
- a CDS encoding MipA/OmpV family protein codes for MRHSFFALLAVFSLMVQSENNDIKLATWHIAVGVGIGIATNPLHGGDDIPLLVLPDLAYYDEHVFFDNGVLGYTFIQDKRFVLSAITELNPENRFFVFWHPANLFLNSYRSSDLKLENSVSIETLDKKRWALDGGFEYQYFADDFVMRIDWLHDITGVYNSARASIELETELVLGEWLINPLVGVQYRSQQLNQYYYGIDPSLELEQLYLADDSFSPYAKVQLTWPFSHDKAVFVRASYDDYSQLSESPLFKEDHALSIFLGLKYIF; via the coding sequence ATGCGACACTCTTTTTTTGCTTTGTTAGCTGTGTTTAGTCTGATGGTGCAAAGCGAAAACAACGATATTAAATTGGCTACATGGCATATTGCAGTGGGAGTTGGGATCGGGATTGCCACAAATCCATTGCATGGTGGTGATGATATTCCACTGCTTGTTTTGCCTGATTTAGCCTATTACGATGAACACGTATTTTTTGATAATGGTGTCCTTGGTTACACGTTTATTCAGGATAAACGTTTTGTTTTGAGTGCAATTACCGAACTAAATCCAGAAAATCGTTTTTTTGTTTTTTGGCATCCTGCGAACCTCTTTCTTAATTCTTACCGAAGCTCAGATTTAAAACTTGAAAACTCAGTGTCTATTGAAACGTTAGATAAAAAACGTTGGGCACTGGACGGCGGATTCGAATACCAATATTTTGCAGATGATTTTGTGATGCGGATTGATTGGTTACATGACATTACAGGGGTCTATAACAGTGCCCGTGCCAGTATTGAGTTAGAAACTGAGTTAGTGCTCGGAGAGTGGCTGATCAATCCTTTGGTCGGAGTTCAATATCGAAGTCAGCAATTGAATCAGTATTATTATGGTATTGATCCGTCACTGGAACTGGAGCAACTTTACTTGGCTGATGATAGTTTTTCTCCCTATGCAAAAGTTCAGTTAACCTGGCCGTTTTCGCACGATAAAGCGGTGTTTGTTCGTGCCAGTTATGACGATTACAGCCAGCTCAGTGAGAGCCCGTTATTTAAAGAAGATCATGCGCTTAGCATATTTTTAGGATTGAAATATATTTTTTAG
- the ilvY gene encoding HTH-type transcriptional activator IlvY: MDQRTLQLFLALADTLHFARASERCHVSAPTLSRNIKQLEESLGVDLFLRDNRTVRLTAHGKAFIEYAKLSLQQWQQLKLSFEQQTEQLVGELSLFCSVTASYSFLYKLLEQFRLNYQQVEIKLHTGDPALALDRVLEGHEDMAIAARPDHLPANLAFCSTGYSSLQFIAPIGHGEIAQQLANCQRDKQETPWQSLPYIVPEMGLNRKRLESWWKKMNIKPSIYAQVAGNEAIVSMVSLGFGVALVPQIVLDNSPLLDKVQIISAPFQPPAFEIGICVLRNRLQDPLITAMYQTAQSMSV, translated from the coding sequence ATAGATCAACGCACTTTGCAATTATTTTTAGCATTAGCAGATACATTACATTTCGCCCGAGCCAGTGAGCGCTGTCATGTCAGTGCTCCGACGTTAAGTCGCAATATTAAACAACTCGAAGAGTCATTGGGCGTCGACTTATTTTTACGAGATAACCGTACAGTGCGTTTAACAGCTCATGGAAAGGCATTTATTGAGTATGCCAAACTCTCACTGCAGCAATGGCAACAACTTAAGCTGTCATTTGAACAACAGACAGAGCAGTTAGTCGGAGAGCTTAGTTTGTTTTGCTCAGTCACGGCTTCTTATAGTTTTTTGTACAAATTGCTGGAACAATTTAGGTTAAATTATCAGCAAGTCGAAATTAAGTTACACACAGGGGATCCCGCGTTAGCTCTCGACCGGGTACTCGAAGGCCATGAAGATATGGCAATTGCCGCGCGGCCCGATCACTTACCGGCAAACTTAGCATTTTGTTCGACTGGTTATTCGAGTCTGCAATTTATCGCGCCGATCGGTCATGGTGAGATCGCCCAGCAGCTGGCGAATTGCCAGCGTGATAAACAAGAAACGCCTTGGCAATCTTTGCCCTACATAGTTCCTGAAATGGGCCTTAATCGTAAGCGTTTGGAAAGCTGGTGGAAAAAAATGAACATCAAACCATCAATCTATGCGCAAGTAGCGGGGAATGAAGCGATTGTGTCGATGGTGAGTTTAGGGTTTGGTGTCGCGTTAGTCCCTCAGATAGTGTTAGATAACAGTCCACTGCTTGATAAAGTACAAATCATCTCTGCACCGTTTCAACCTCCTGCATTTGAAATAGGTATTTGTGTGCTACGAAATCGTTTACAAGACCCACTGATCACTGCCATGTATCAAACCGCGCAATCGATGAGTGTTTAG